A window of the Pyrodictium abyssi genome harbors these coding sequences:
- a CDS encoding DUF1641 domain-containing protein, producing MTQALMREEPLNFDEESMKALETLMEVAVYLKESGILDLLRIVAERSSELLALIGNDPAIHRASALADGATRGITRLKPEEMVAAKQNIEKLTECTLRSIAAVDPAEAKPVGLLGMLGALRDRDVQRGLGLLLAIAKNLGACTAAKKQA from the coding sequence TTGACCCAGGCGCTGATGCGCGAAGAGCCCCTAAACTTCGACGAAGAGAGCATGAAGGCCCTCGAGACGCTGATGGAGGTAGCAGTATACCTCAAGGAGAGCGGCATACTCGACCTACTGAGGATAGTAGCCGAGCGTAGCAGCGAGCTACTAGCACTGATAGGCAACGACCCGGCAATACACCGCGCTAGCGCGCTAGCCGACGGAGCCACCCGCGGGATAACCAGGCTCAAGCCCGAGGAGATGGTAGCCGCTAAGCAGAACATCGAGAAGCTCACCGAGTGCACACTAAGGTCCATAGCAGCCGTGGACCCGGCCGAGGCGAAGCCTGTAGGCCTCCTCGGCATGCTGGGAGCGCTACGGGACCGCGACGTGCAGCGCGGCCTCGGCCTACTACTGGCGATAGCCAAGAACCTCGGCGCCTGCACAGCCGCCAAGAAGCAGGCCTAG